From a single Hippoglossus stenolepis isolate QCI-W04-F060 chromosome 2, HSTE1.2, whole genome shotgun sequence genomic region:
- the LOC118125084 gene encoding dnaJ homolog subfamily A member 3, mitochondrial, translating to MASPSARLATRWLTAAVSSGNRSGRFLVVSPGHAGLCSGTLPPALRGGAALSPGSWRPGRGVTLRGETAVRFPHVTTCRSLHTSSRLGNKQDFYEVLGVSRAATQKDIKKSYYQLAKKYHPDTNPDDPDAKEKFAKLAEAYEVLSDEVKRKQYDTYGAAGFDPSRAGAGQQQYYRAAGTNIDPEELFRKIFGEFTGGMGFGDINNMFEQRPEFVMELTFTEAAKGANKELSLNIDDSCTRCDGKGSEPGTKVSQCHYCNGTGMESINTGPFLMRSTCRRCGGKGSIITTPCALCRGSGQTKKRQTVTVPVPAGVEDGQTVRMPVGKRDILITFRVQRSPVFKRSGADIHSDVPISIAQAILGGTANAQGLYQTISMVIPSSCQADQVIRLQGKGIRRMNSYGYGDHYVHIKIRVPKKLTRRQRSLLLSYAEEETDVQGSVNGVDPSAGGGSGAPGSGAKGTSSEEGQQEQQQKKKKEEEEEGGFFSKLKKMFS from the exons ATGGCGTCCCCGTCTGCCCGGCTCGCTACACGCTGGTTAACAGCAGCTGTTTCTTCTGGGAACCGCAGCGGCCGTTTCCTCGTCGTCTCCCCCGGACATGCGGGGCTTTGCTCGGGCACGCTTCCGCCGGCTCTCCGGGGAGGGGCGGCGCTCAGCCCCGGCTCCTGGAGACCCGGACGCGGGGTGACATTGAGGGGAGAGACGG CGGTGAGATTCCCTCATGTCACCACCTGCCGATCCCTCCACACCAGCAGCAGGCTGGGAAACAAGCAGGACTTCTATGAGGTGTTGGGTGTTTCCCGCGCCGCCACACAAAAGGACATCAAAAAGTCTTATTACCAG TTGGCAAAGAAGTACCACCCGGACACGAACCCAGACGACCCAGACGCCAAAGAGAAGTTCGCCAAACTGGCTGAAGCCtatgag GTGCTGAGCGACGAGGTGAAGAGGAAGCAGTATGACACGTACGGAGCGGCGGGATTCGACCCCAGTCGAGCCGGGGCCGGCCAGCAGCAGTACTACAGAGCCGCGGGCACGAATATCGATCCTGAGGAGCTCTTCAGGAAGATCTTTGGAGAGTTCACTGGAGGAATGGGCTTCGGAGATATTAACAACATGTTCGAACAAAGGCCAGAG TTTGTGATGGAGCTCACGTTTACAGAGGCAGCAAAGGGAGCGAATAAAGAGCTGAGTTTGAACATCGACGACTCGTGCACAAGGTGCGATGGCAAGGGCAGTGAGCCGGGCACCAAGGTGTCACAGTGTCACTACTGCAACGGCACTGGCATG GAGTCGATCAACACTGGTCCCTTCCTGATGCGCAGCACCTGCCGACGCTGCGGTGGGAAGGGATCCATCATCACCACGCCCTGCGCTCTGTGCCGAGGGTCAGGTCAGACTAAGAAGAGGCAGACGGTCACTGTACCCGTACCTGCTG GTGTGGAAGATGGTCAGACAGTGCGCATGCCAGTGGGTAAAAGAGATATCCTCATTACATTTAGG gtccAGAGGAGTCCAGTGTTCAAGCGCAGTGGAGCAGACATCCACTCGGACGTGCCCATTTCTATAGCTCAAGCCATCCTGGGGGGCACGGCCAACGCACAGGGCCTCTACCAAACCATCAGTATGGTG attcctagcagttgtcaggccGATCAGGTGATCCGGCTGCAGGGGAAAGGTATTCGGAGGATGAACAGCTACGGCTACGGAGATCATTACGTTCACATCAAGATACGAGTCCCCAA GAAGCTGACGCGTCGACAGCGCTCTCTGCTGCTGAGTTACgctgaggaggagacggacgTGCAGGGATCCGTCAACGGCGTCGACCCTTCAGCAG gaGGGGGCAGCGGCGCTCCAGGATCTGGTGCGAAGGGGACCAGTTCAGAGGAGGGACagcaagagcagcagcagaagaagaagaaggaggaggaggaggagggaggattcTTCTCTAaactaaagaaaatgtttaGCTGA